One Aphidius gifuensis isolate YNYX2018 linkage group LG3, ASM1490517v1, whole genome shotgun sequence DNA window includes the following coding sequences:
- the LOC122851872 gene encoding uncharacterized protein LOC122851872, translating into MVGRSSMECPLYIYIFNEFLDVFMWKSRCQYLGCLSEHECFLRRPQENCPLPFCKHQPDCTAKNENELIKNEKCYGWICPRDQQCVTKTIGTCHNNNCRILRSCADEINIDSSNFNNRPFTKSLMHTQNIPQWSSSSLNPLDVESASSPLTSWLNYLRAHTGAETVKIWIENAEKKRDIIGFRLWLESVKDMLGIQAFNLWLDEVQAMTMNNKPFQDRLLTTLADLNYTNNNNKFTTYLNNPVNNIKKDDDKNYHETQSIDVSKNSELLFSSNGNLYEGRRVGSFLPENQQEFMEKQRQSFINFLTTLSEERQLYMNVINQTHELFSKARPLLPVNHIDYIIKNLKNHSNNQIYFDVGLSRRTSYVPTKEINSSNIVNVEVTDDYSDDENEFVLVDYDDPVEYNKSTPRIYIKVEKKMDHPIKIGDVQLNFEDNYTIEELKNSSEFKRAREHLFDDFNNE; encoded by the exons ATGGTTGGTCGTTCAAGCATGGAATGCcccttatatatatatatttttaatgagtttttagATGTTTTCATGTGGAAAAGTCGTTGCCAATACCTTGGCTGTTTGTCTGAACATGAATGTTTTCTTCGTCGACCTCAGGAAAATTGCCCTTTACCATTTTGCAAACATCAACCGGATTGCACagcaaaaaatgaaaatgaactaattaaaaatgaaaaatgttatGGTTGGATTTGTCCAAGAGATCAACAATGTGTTACTAAAACTATTGGTACatgtcataataataattgtcgaATTCTACGTTCATGCgctgatgaaataaatattgattcaaGTAATTTCAACAATAGACCTTTTACAAAA TCTCTGATGCATACGCAAAATATCCCACAATGGAGTTCCAGTTCGTTGAATCCCCTTGATGTTGAATCAGCATCATCACCATTAACATCCTGGCTTAATTATCTAAGAGCTCATACTGGTGCTGAGACTGTAAAAATTTGGATTGAAAATGCTGAAAAAAAACGagatattatt ggaTTTCGTCTGTGGCTAGAATCCGTGAAGGACATGCTTGGCATACAAGCCTTCAATCTTTGGCTCGACGAGGTTCAAGCCATGACCATGAACAACAAACCTTTCCAAGATCGGCTTTTAACAACACTCGctgatttaaattatacaaataataataataaatttacaacttatttaaataatccggttaataatattaaaaaagatgatgacaaaaattatcatgaaacACAATCAATTGACGTATCCAAAAATAGCgaacttttattttcatcaaatggGAATTTATACGAGGGAAGAAGAGTTGGTAGTTTTTTACCTGAAAATCAACAAGAATTTATGGAGAAACAAAGGcaatcttttattaattttttgacaacATTGAGTGAAGAACGACAATTGTACATGAATGTTATTAACcag actcACGAATTATTTTCAAAGGCCAGACCTCTTTTGCCAGTTAATCatattgattatattataaaaaatcttaaaaatcactcaaacaatcaaatatattttgatgtaGGTTTATCAAGACGAACATCATATGTTCCAActaaagaaattaattcaagtaatATTGTTAACGTTGAAGTAACAGATGACTACTcagatgatgaaaatgaatttgttCTTGTTGATTATGATGATCCAGTCGAGTACAATAAATCAACACctagaatttatataaaagtggaaaaaaagATGGATCATCCAATCA aaATTGGTGatgtacaattaaattttgaggATAATTATACCATTGAAGagctaaaaaattcatcagaaTTTAAAAGAGCTCGAGAGCATttgtttgatgattttaacaatgaataa
- the LOC122851860 gene encoding glucose dehydrogenase [FAD, quinone], whose protein sequence is MSCNCPLAASTGPTLASTCGGQSFMLFMGLLEVFLRSQCDLEDPCNRPQSPPRIDSSYDFVVIGGGSGGATVAARLSEEKSFSVLLLEAGLDEPTGTQIPSFFFNFLGTDIDWRYSTEPESEACLNKEERRCYWPRGKVLGGTSVMNGMTYMRGSKKDYNDWSDLGNSGWSYDDVLPYFKRSEDNQQINTMDYGYHATGGPLTVTQFPYHPPLSQSLVDAGRELGYNNVDLNGNTHTGFAIAQTTSRNGSRLSTSRAFLRPAKNRSNLHIMLNATATRIIFDQTKKAIGVEFFHNDQLRRVNVLKEVVVSGGAVNSPQILLNSGIGPRQELEKVRVKVVHDLPGVGKNLHNHVAYAIGFTINDTDTNPLNWATAMEYLLFRDGLMSGTGISEVTAMINTKYAIREEDHPDIQLIFGGYLADCAETGMVGEKKGKKRSIYIIPTLLHPKSRGYLRLRDNNPLSKPLIYPNYLTHADDVGGLIEGIKFSIKLAKTRTLKKYGFELDKTPVKGCENIPFGCDAYWECAIKHDTAPENHQAGSCKMGPVNDPNAVVDNQLRVRGVRGVRVADTSIMPKVTSGNTNAPAIMIGERAADFIKKTWTR, encoded by the exons atgagCTGCAACTGTCCATTGGCAGCATCAACTGGACCAACACTAGCATCAACATGTGGTGGACAATCGTTTATGCTTTTCATGGGTTTATTGGAGGTTTTTTTACGTAGTCAATGTGACCTTGAAGATCCCTGTAATCGACCCCAGTCACCACCTCGTATTGACTCAAg ttatgattttgttgttattggaGGTGGTAGTGGGGGAGCAACAGTTGCCGCAAGACTTTCTgaagaaaaaagtttttctGTACTTTTATTAGAGGCTGGACTTGATGAACCAACTGGTACACAAAtaccatcatttttttttaattttttgggcACTGATATTGATTGGAGATATTCAACTGAGCCTGAAAGTGAAGCATGTCTTAATAAAGAAGAACGAAGATGTTACTGGCCAAGAGGAAAA GTTCTTGGAGGCACAAGTGTGATGAATGGAATGACATACATGCGAGGTTCAAAAAAAGATTACAATGATTGGTCAGATCTTGGAAATTCTGGCTGGTCTTATGATGATGTTTTGCCTTATTTTAAACGCAGTGAAgacaatcaacaaataaatactatGGATTATGGCTATCATGCAACTGGTGGTCCTTTAACTGTAACACAGTTTCCTTATCATCCACCATTGAGTCAATCTCTTGTTGATGCTGGTCGAGaacttg gatACAATAACGTAGATTTAAATGGAAATACTCATACTGGTTTCGCGATTGCCCAAACAACATCAAGAAATGGTTCAAGACTTTCAACATCACGAGCATTTCTTCGTCCAGCTAAAAATCGTTCAAATCTTCATATCATGCTTAATGCAACAGCAAcaagaataatttttgatcaaaccaaaaaagctattggtgttgaattttttcacaATGATCAACTGCGTCGTGTTAATGTTTTGAAAGAAGTTGTTGTCAGTGGGG GTGCTGTTAATTcaccacaaattttattaaacagtGGCATCGGTCCACGTCAAGAATTAGAAAAAGTTAGAGTTAAAGTTGTTCATGATTTACCTGGTGTTGGTAAAAATCTTCACAATCATGTTGCATATGCTATTGGTTTTACAATAAATGACACCGACACAAACCCATTGAATTGGGCAACTGCTATGGAATATCTTCTATTCAGAGATGGTCTTATGTCTGGAACTG gtATATCTGAAGTGACTGCTATGATTAATACAAAATACGCAATTCGAGAAGAAGATCATCCAGATATACAATTGATTTTTGGTGGTTATTTGGCTGATTGTGCTGAAACTGGTATGGttggtgaaaaaaaaggaaaaaaacgttcaatatatattattccaACTTTATTACATCCAAAGAGTCGTGGATATTTACGTTTACGTGATAATAATCCATTATCAAAGCCTCTTATTTATCCAAATTATTTGACACATGCTGATGATGTTGGTGGTCTTATTGAaggaattaaattttcaataaaacttGCTAAAACTCGTACACTTAAAAAATATGGTTTTGAACTTGATAAAACACCAGTTAAAGGATGTGAAAATATACCATTTGGCTGTGATGCATATTGGGAATGTGCAATAAAACATGATACTGCACCAGAAAATCATCAAGCTGGTTCTTGTAAAATGGGTCCAGTTAATGATCCAAatgctgttgttgataatcAATTGAGAGTAAGAGGTGTCAGAGGTGTTAGAGTCGCTGATACCAGTATCATGCCAAAAGTAACATCTGGTAATACAAATGCACCAGCAATTATGATTGGTGAAAGAGCTgctgattttattaaaaaaacgtggactcgatga
- the LOC122851892 gene encoding uncharacterized protein LOC122851892, with product MEDLAIVRICNATDSVDISILNDYMLNHDFNTLENHQLRQLSCFLLCIYSEYNWMDHHGSFKIHNIKSWMHRAKLPTDHIEILLKRCITSELTDPCTRARHFTECFWSNHQGIVNVNHRHTLHSIIRKKDAE from the exons ATGGAAGATCTTGCAATCGTTCGAATCTGTAATGCCACTGATTCTGTTGACATAAGTATTCTCAATGATTATATGCTTAATCATGATTTTAATACTCTCGAAAATCATCAACTCCGTCAATTATCA tgttttttGCTTTGCATTTATTCCGAGTATAATTGG atGGATCATCATGGCAGTTTTAAAATCCACAATATTAAATCTTGGATGCATAGAGCAAAATTACCGACAGATCACAttgaaattcttttaaaaagaTGCATAACATCAG aaTTGACAGACCCTTGTACTCGAGCACGTCATTTTACCGAATGTTTTTGGTCAAATCATCAG GGTATTGTGAATGTCAATCATCGTCATACACTTCACtcaataattagaaaaaaagatGCCGAATAG
- the LOC122851884 gene encoding zinc metalloproteinase nas-13-like isoform X2 translates to MSVKVIIFFQISSIFIFIKPSSSWPFFRRDVYDNGLDGSIGNLAYMKSNQIFGNPSNETGARVAGWSLSSSVNPEELGEYAEGDILFPPNFGRNGLKNGIARWPEGIIPYMMSPYFNAVQVAVIMDAMNEYHKHTCIRFIPYKGEQSDYVRITAGRTGCWSSVGRIGGRQDLNLQVPGCVTLKGTVIHELMHAVGFLHEQSRYERDHYVKINWKNIKKGYSSNFNKVEKDESDAFGVSYDYGSIMHYSKNAFSSNGAPTIEPTIKSITNLGQREGFSNRDIQKIQRMYKCYKRRRSYN, encoded by the exons atgtcagtaaaagttataattttttttcaaatttcaagtatttttatttttattaagccGAGTTCAAGTTGGCCTTTCTTCAGACGTGATGTTTATGACAATGGTTTGGATGGATCAATTGGAAATTTAGCTTACATGAAATCAAATCAGATATTTGGAAATCCAAGTAATGAAACTGGAGCAAGAGTTGCTGGATGGAGTCTAAGTTCATCCGTAAATCCTGAAGAACTTGGTGAATATGCTGAGGGGGATATATTATTTCCACCAAACTTTGGAAGAAATGGATTGAAAAATGGCATTGCCAGGTGGCCTGAAGGAATAATTCCTTACATGATGAGTCCATACTTTA ATGCCGTACAAGTGGCCGTGATCATGGACGCAATGAATGAGTATCACAAACATACATGTATACGATTTATACCATACAAAGGTGAACAAAGTGATTATGTTCGTATAACTGCTGGCAGAACTGGATGTTGGAGTAGTGTAGGACGTATTGGTGGTCGTCAAGATCTCAATCTTCAAGTACCTGGTTGTGTGACATTGAAAGGAACAGTTATACATGAACTTATGCATGCTGTTGGTTTTTTACATGAACAAAGTAGATATGAAAGAGATCattatgttaaaattaattggaaaaatattaaaaaag gatattcatcaaattttaataaagtaGAAAAAGATGAATCAGATGCTTTTGGAGTAAGTTACGATTACGGAAGTATAATGCACTATTCGAAAAATGCATTTTCATCTAATGGAGCACCAACAATCGAACCAACg ataaaatcaataacaaatcTTGGACAACGTGAGGGTTTCAGTAATCGTGAcattcaaaaaatacaaagaatgTACAAATGTTACAAACGTCGTCGCAGctacaattga
- the LOC122851884 gene encoding zinc metalloproteinase nas-13-like isoform X1, protein MSVKVIIFFQISSIFIFIKPSSSWPFFRRDVYDNGLDGSIGNLAYMKSNQIFGNPSNETGARVAGWSLSSSVNPEELGEYAEGDILFPPNFGRNGLKNGIARWPEGIIPYMMSPYFNAVQVAVIMDAMNEYHKHTCIRFIPYKGEQSDYVRITAGRTGCWSSVGRIGGRQDLNLQVPGCVTLKGTVIHELMHAVGFLHEQSRYERDHYVKINWKNIKKGYSSNFNKVEKDESDAFGVSYDYGSIMHYSKNAFSSNGAPTIEPTEDNGLLDFIGKIFQIKSITNLGQREGFSNRDIQKIQRMYKCYKRRRSYN, encoded by the exons atgtcagtaaaagttataattttttttcaaatttcaagtatttttatttttattaagccGAGTTCAAGTTGGCCTTTCTTCAGACGTGATGTTTATGACAATGGTTTGGATGGATCAATTGGAAATTTAGCTTACATGAAATCAAATCAGATATTTGGAAATCCAAGTAATGAAACTGGAGCAAGAGTTGCTGGATGGAGTCTAAGTTCATCCGTAAATCCTGAAGAACTTGGTGAATATGCTGAGGGGGATATATTATTTCCACCAAACTTTGGAAGAAATGGATTGAAAAATGGCATTGCCAGGTGGCCTGAAGGAATAATTCCTTACATGATGAGTCCATACTTTA ATGCCGTACAAGTGGCCGTGATCATGGACGCAATGAATGAGTATCACAAACATACATGTATACGATTTATACCATACAAAGGTGAACAAAGTGATTATGTTCGTATAACTGCTGGCAGAACTGGATGTTGGAGTAGTGTAGGACGTATTGGTGGTCGTCAAGATCTCAATCTTCAAGTACCTGGTTGTGTGACATTGAAAGGAACAGTTATACATGAACTTATGCATGCTGTTGGTTTTTTACATGAACAAAGTAGATATGAAAGAGATCattatgttaaaattaattggaaaaatattaaaaaag gatattcatcaaattttaataaagtaGAAAAAGATGAATCAGATGCTTTTGGAGTAAGTTACGATTACGGAAGTATAATGCACTATTCGAAAAATGCATTTTCATCTAATGGAGCACCAACAATCGAACCAACg GAAGATAATGGTCTATTGGATTtcattggaaaaattttccagataaaatcaataacaaatcTTGGACAACGTGAGGGTTTCAGTAATCGTGAcattcaaaaaatacaaagaatgTACAAATGTTACAAACGTCGTCGCAGctacaattga
- the LOC122851880 gene encoding uncharacterized protein LOC122851880, with translation MGQQELRLQKKTDSANIDRLSKYPCLITTQKNYYNALSESEMNMKKCFINQEIYLKQKLTRSRVYRDVFVKFISECKSTCTKESPRDPLTCVQYILNTANTTMQYYVKHNDKYFLRSLPSLLENYFKTCAIDVFKRFSRYLNEPLDNDLDACFWELSNNNCTRDYDEARMESQRSINDYPSIQKLRDVNEIFTIEMSKLKLNFDVMIKILDAVKNSFVADIRNIANDNKNASIANFLSCQIYGEEDINMMYYDTEKSMKNCQEENINDSSTTNSLPKALDKIIRGLLINKNTTCAIDHPKYQEICVKRKINFAEQYVRDNFNLEQWSSKIIETDESCMEAYYKNFQEVLSKIQTAVINCFVSGEYSFQYINNY, from the exons atggGACAACAAGAGTTACGTTTACAGAAAAAAACTGATTCTGCAAATATTGACCGACTGTCAAAATATCCTTGTTTAataacaacacaaaaaaattattacaatgcATTAAGTGAATCTgaaatgaatatgaaaaaatgttttatcaatcaagagatttatttaaaacaaaaactcACTCGTTCTCGTGTT taTAGAGatgtttttgtaaaatttataagcgAATGTAAATCAACATGTACAAAAGAGTCACCACGAGATCCTTTGACATGTGTCcagtatatattaaatactGCAAATACAACAATGCAATATTACGTGAaacataatgataaatattttctaagaaGTTTACCTTCGTTGCTGGAAAACTATTTTAAGACATGTGCTATAGATGTTTTCAAAAGATTCAGTAGATACTTAAATGAGCCATTAGATAATGATCTCGATGCTTGTTTTTgggaattatcaaataataattgtaccaGAGATTACGATGag GCGAGAATGGAATCTCAACGATCAATCAATGATTATCCATCTATTCAAAAACTTCGAGATGTTAATGAAATTTTCACAATTGAAATGtctaaattgaaattaaattttgacgttatgataaaaatattagatgctgtgaaaaattcatttgttgcTGATATCAGAAATATagcaaatgataataaaaatgcatcGATAGcaaattttctttcatgtCAAATTTACGGTGAAGAAGATATAAACATGATGTACTATGATACAGAAAAAAGTATGAAAAATTGTCAGGAAGAAAATATTAACGATTCTTCAACTACGAATTCATTACCAAAAGCA CTTGACAAAATAATTCGTGGACTCCTCATCAATAAAAACACCACATGTGCAATCGATCATCCCAAATATCAAGAAATTTGTgttaaacgaaaaataaattttgctgAACAATATGTCAGGGATAATTTTAATCTTGAACAATGGAgtagtaaaattattgaaaccGATGAGTCTTGTATGGAagcttattataaaaattttcaagaagtTTTGTCGAAAATTCAAACAGCAGTTATTAATTGTTTCGTGAGTGGAGAATATTCTTTTCagtatattaacaattattga
- the LOC122851894 gene encoding uncharacterized protein LOC122851894, producing the protein MESAIVDLEQSVDQANGKLATITWKIKTFEEQFPDPDNEVSVLRLVRSVHQVKEEYQTLRQEILEVQQLQKQLTVSLKAQVSQVQGHFNILREKIVRSKKVAQLKQDY; encoded by the exons ATGGAAAGTGCAATTGTTGATTTGGAGCAAAGT GTCGACCAAGCTAATGGTAAACTTGCAACAATTACCTGGAAAATTAAAACCTTTGAAGAACAATTTCCAGACCCTGATAATGAG gtatCTGTTTTGAGACTTGTTCGTTCAGTTCATCAGGTCAAAGAAGAATATCAAACATTACGTCAAGAAATTTTGGAAGTCCAGCAACTCCAAAAACAGTTGACTGTTTCACTCAAAGCACAAGTCTCTCAGGTACAGGGACACTTTAATATACTGCGTGAAAAAATTGTTAGGAGTAAAAAAGTTGCACAACTAAAACAAGATTATTAA